The Raphanus sativus cultivar WK10039 chromosome 6, ASM80110v3, whole genome shotgun sequence sequence CTAGCATGGTAGATTTAAAACACGAATCTTGATAGTGAGATCATACTGGGATTATCTCCAAGAAGAGCAGTAAATGGCTGCCAAAGACCACGAGAGTTCTCAGCTCTGCCTTGAACAGCTCTAAGCTTAGAAGCAGCAACCATCTTCATGGCCTTTGTGATCTTCTGGATGTTCTTTACACTCTTCATACGGTTACGCACTACAAAGAGTATACAATTAAAGCAATTCATGAATTATATATTAAGACTTTGAGAAACACATTCCTAAGTATTCCAAAAATTATCAGCTGAGACTACTTACCCACTTGAGTAGAGATAGATCGAACTCCAAAAGGTCCCTCCTCCCTACAAACCAAATCCAGGTTACAATCTCATCTTCCAATAGATTATTTAATCACAGTACCAAACGTAACAATACGAAACAGAGTATGAATCTAACAAAGATACACTACTATCACTAATTGAATTCATCTTGCAATCAGGAGAACGAGATTCAAAAGTATCAAGCTTTACTCAGCTTCTGAGTCTCTCGCAAGTCAAAGGAACCATTTCGATTTAAATCTCGTCAAAAATgtaaatttcaattaaaaaacaaaaccttTCAAAGGGAGAAATGGTAACACCCTTAATGGATCATACATTCAAAATATGCAAACatcattaaacactaaatcaaTCCAAGGGAGAAAGAGATCTCACCGGTCAGAAGAGAGAGGAGACGGGGTGGTGGCAGCGATTGGGCGAGCGGCGATTGAAGGGAGGAGACGCCTCCCTTCGCGACGGAATACAGCCATTGCCATTTGATCGGAGATTGATTGATGATACACGAAACCCTAGCTCACAGATCGGActatccttcttcttcttcttcttctcgactCGACAGAAATGAGACAAACTAATAAGGGCTTTATTTGTCcgaacaaacacacacacactcgCCACGGCGTCGTTTTAGGATGTTGACTACCAAAAATTCTCCTGAATTCAATTTGGGCTTTATAGTAATCCATTTCCGGCCTGTTTTGAATAAGGCTTAAGATGTCTCATATGCCTTCCTTTCCTCAATTTGCCACGTTTGATTTTTCGACTCCATGACGACTCTTATCCATCCTCCGACAAATTTAATGCAAATTGGTTATGTAACGTAACAAACTCATTAATGTGATGAGATAAAATCTCACCAAACGATGAAATTATTGAAGCCCCACTTGTTTATTTCAAAGCCAAAAATACCAATACTACAAgactaaaaaaaattgtcatcaacatcatcatcagatTAATTACCCAAATTGTAGCTGTGTAATCCAGTATTATAGCGTTATGCTAATATATACAGTATTGATTTATATTGTAGCTAAATCAGTGTGAACGTGCACTTCTAATTCTAACTGATTTAAAtccaacaaaaaaacaaaagtcaacTGTTAGCTGAACAGATAGTTTGATGTCTAGACAGAATGAAAGAGAGATTACAAGTGAAATTAATTTCATATAGACCCATATTGCTCAATAATATTAAAGTTTATAATGAAAGTGATATTGGCGGCTTAAATCACATACTATATAGCAAACTTTTTAAACGTAtctttttaatacaaaatacaaatcatcaaaaaaaaaaaatacaaaaatcatCAACTTTTTATATCACAAGCAGTCAAACACCAATGTCGCAACCTTATCTCCATTTGCGTCTTCTCTCTGTACTCTTAGTACTCTACTGTATCCTCTTCGCTTCAAGCGTCTTAATGATCACTGCTCTTGTTTGTCGTCCGGACCAGATCCAAGCTCTCATGCAATTCAAGTCCGAGTTTGAATCCAGCGGTTGCAACCGCAGTGTCTATCTCAACGGTGTCCAGTGCCATAACACGACTGGTGCAGTCACGAAGCTCCAGCTCCCTAGTGGCTGCTTCACTGGAACTCTCAAACCCAACAGTAGCCTCTTTGGCTTCAAGCACCTTCGCTACCTAAATCTCTCTCACAACAACTTCACGTCTTCTTCACTTCCTTCTGAGTTCAGCAGTCTCATAAGATTAGAGGTTTTGTCTCTTTCCTCTAATAGCTTCATTGGTCAAGTCCCTTCCTCATTTAGTAACTTAATCCATCTCACCCATTTAAACCTTTCACACAATGAGCTCACTGGTAGTTTCCCACTTGTGACAAATCTCACCAAACTCTCGTTTTTAGACTTTTCTTACAATCAATTCTCAGGAACCATACCTTCTGATCTACTACTCACTGTGCCCTTCTTGTCTCATCTTGATTTAAAAAAGAATCGTTTCACTGGTACTTTTGAAGTTACAAACTCTTCATATAGGCTAGTGTATTTATCCCTAGGCCAAAACCAATTTGAAGGAAAAATCCTTAAGCCTATCTCAAATCTCATCAACCTCAACCATCTTGACGTTTCATCCCTAAACACAAGCTACCCAATAGACTTGAACATCTTCTCCCCTCTCAAATCTTTGTTGGTGCTTCACCTCTCTAGAAACAGGTTACTACCATCAAGTCTAAATTCTTCAGACATCCCATTGAGATTAGAAAGCTTAGTCATGCCACGGTGTGACATAACCGAGTTCCCAAACATCTTTAAAACCCTTCAAAAATTGCAGCATGTAGACATTTCCAGCAACAGAATCCAAGGAAAAATCCCCGAATGGCTCTGGAAACTTCCTCATCTCAGCCTAGTCAATCTCGTGAACAATTCTTTCACCGGTTTCGAAGGCTCTTCTTCACATGTTTTACTCAACTCGTCAGTGCAGTTACTAGATTTTGCATATAACTCCATGACAGGAGAGTTCCCTCTTCCACCACCTAACATCATCTACTTGTCGGCGTGGAACAATAGCTTCACAGGGAACATACCTCTCCAAGTTTGCAACCGTAGCTCTCTCGCCGTTCTTGATCTCTCCTACAACAAATTCACCGGTCCAATACCTCAGTGTTTGAGTAAGTTAAAGATACTAAACCTCAGGAAGAACAACTTGGAAGGAAGTATACCTGATGATTTCTACAACGGCGCTTTGACACAGACGCTTGACGTTGGCTACAATAGATTAACCGGGAAGCTTCCGAGATCGCTTTTAAATTGCTCCTTTCTGAGGTTTCTAAGCGTTGACAACAACAGAATCGAAGACACGTTTCCTTTCTGCCTCAAGGCTCTACCAAACTTGCAAGTCTTTACTCTTCGTTCAAACAGATTCTTTGGTCATCTCTCTCCTCCTGATCAAGGTCCTCTCTCGTTCCCCGAGCTGCGTATACTTGAATTATCAGATAATAAATTTACCGGAAGCTTGCCACCAAGTTTCTTTGTTAACTGGAAAGCATCATCACTCAAGATGGATGAAGATGGGCAAATTTATATGGGAGACTACAAGCATGCTTATTACGTCTATGAAGATACTTTGGATCTGCAATACAAAGGTCTATTCATGGAGCAAGGGAAGGTCCTTACTTCGTACAACACCATTGATTTCTCTGGAAACAAACTCCAAGGACATATTCCTGAATCCATTGGTCTTTTAAAGGCATTGATTGCGCTCAACTTATCAAACAACGCCTTCACAGGCCACATTCCTCTGTCTTTGGCAAATGTTACGGAGCTCGAGTCGCTAGACCTGTCAAGAAACCATTTGTCGGGGACTATTCCTAGGGAACTCGGGAGCCTCTCGTTTTTGGCGTACATAAGTGTGGCTCATAACCAGCTCAGAGGTGAAATACCACAAGGACCACAGTTTAGTGGGCAAGCTGAGTCATCATTTGAAGGGAATACAGGTCTATGTGGTCTTCCTCTCCGAGGAAGTTGCTTTGCGCCACCAAAACAACTACAGCCTGAgggagaagatgaggaagaggaaggagCGTTGAACTGGAAAGCAGTGGTGATAGGGTATGGGCCtggattgttgtttggattgttATTAGCTCATGTTACTGCTTCGTACAAGCCAAAGTGGTATCTCAAGATATTTGGTCTGGATAAGGAAGTAAAACCAGTTAGAGTATTTATGTCTTTGGATTCAAGATGGGATAGTTATAATAATCATGTAGAACGTGATAGTGATACGTAACTATTGTATGTGGATATGTTTTTAAGTTATGTAAAAAAAAGGTCTTAGTGGAGATCTCTCTTTTGGCTGATGATTATAATGTCCCGAAGTGAACATAGGAGAGTCGGAGACTACAAGATTATACAGGTTTCCAGAATTCAATCTCCAACCATACTCTATCGAGGTCCTCATCCTCAACTCTCTCAGTGGTCTACCTTGATTGAACTGAAATGGAAACTCATtggtaaagagagagagagagagagagagagagagagagagagagagagaagagagagagagagagagagtttccCACCTAGAGATGTAATTTGGAAATTTCGAATTCGAGTTCTTGAGGTTATCTATGGAGTTTCTTTAGGGCTTCACAGTTCAGTTTCCTTTTGTCTAGACCCCCACTTTTTGCTCATACtgcctattttttttttttgataataatttCCAAAGTTTGTATATGCGTTCCTCTCTCCTCAGTTTGTCACGTCGTGTTTGACGATGTCTTCTCCAATTCACAAACAAATTAACGCGGGTTAGTTAGAGCATAAGCATCACATGATCTTAGCACAACTCTTAGGCGATGGGCCCAGGTGGGTctcacattttaaaaaaaactttacctCTCTCTTCTTACACAAGAGTCAACTCTTATCATATTCGCGGATCTCCCCTCTCTCTTCTTCATCGCTATTagctaagttttttttaaatcagataaaaaagaaaaaaaaatatttaagagcCCTTTTTAAAGTCTTTGCGATGCGGATGCTCTTATAACTcataactagatcatgatccgcgcgcctgcgcggatttatcttttgattcacatattttatatacatgttgtatagaatgatccggaactaaaaaaaatcgatccggacaaaaaaaatcaaatacatacttagatccaaatgttgagaactcgaagaactcatacctgaaatgaacagatttatacccgacccagtgagctaaatttcaaacataatatcttttgttatatttttaattcattttttagGTTGAtgaaatttactatttattcggaagatttttggctaa is a genomic window containing:
- the LOC108847555 gene encoding receptor like protein 26-like, translating into MSQPYLHLRLLSVLLVLYCILFASSVLMITALVCRPDQIQALMQFKSEFESSGCNRSVYLNGVQCHNTTGAVTKLQLPSGCFTGTLKPNSSLFGFKHLRYLNLSHNNFTSSSLPSEFSSLIRLEVLSLSSNSFIGQVPSSFSNLIHLTHLNLSHNELTGSFPLVTNLTKLSFLDFSYNQFSGTIPSDLLLTVPFLSHLDLKKNRFTGTFEVTNSSYRLVYLSLGQNQFEGKILKPISNLINLNHLDVSSLNTSYPIDLNIFSPLKSLLVLHLSRNRLLPSSLNSSDIPLRLESLVMPRCDITEFPNIFKTLQKLQHVDISSNRIQGKIPEWLWKLPHLSLVNLVNNSFTGFEGSSSHVLLNSSVQLLDFAYNSMTGEFPLPPPNIIYLSAWNNSFTGNIPLQVCNRSSLAVLDLSYNKFTGPIPQCLSKLKILNLRKNNLEGSIPDDFYNGALTQTLDVGYNRLTGKLPRSLLNCSFLRFLSVDNNRIEDTFPFCLKALPNLQVFTLRSNRFFGHLSPPDQGPLSFPELRILELSDNKFTGSLPPSFFVNWKASSLKMDEDGQIYMGDYKHAYYVYEDTLDLQYKGLFMEQGKVLTSYNTIDFSGNKLQGHIPESIGLLKALIALNLSNNAFTGHIPLSLANVTELESLDLSRNHLSGTIPRELGSLSFLAYISVAHNQLRGEIPQGPQFSGQAESSFEGNTGLCGLPLRGSCFAPPKQLQPEGEDEEEEGALNWKAVVIGYGPGLLFGLLLAHVTASYKPKWYLKIFGLDKEVKPVRVFMSLDSRWDSYNNHVERDSDT